Proteins from a genomic interval of Bradyrhizobium sp. CCGB01:
- a CDS encoding ABC transporter substrate-binding protein: MPGRRENLAALAILAAGVLVTTPALAQKKYDPGATDTEVRIGNIMPYSGPASSYGVIGKTEAAYFRMINDQGGINGRKINFISYDDAYSPPKAIEQARKLVESDEVLLIFQPLGTPSNSAIMKYMNAKKVPQLFVASGGTKFGDPKNFPWTMGFQPNYQSEGRIYAKYIRDKFPNSKIAVLWQNDDAGKDQFKGLKDGLGDKANMIIADKSYEVSDPSIDSQIVALHDSGADIFFSWAAPKGSAQAIRKVGELGWKPKFFLANTATSIASVLKPAGLDYAKDIISTAYLKDPTDPTWDKDPAVIKWREFMDKYYPDGDKANANNLYGYVQAEAMAQVLKQCGDNLSRENAMKQATSLKDFHTDLMLPGIMVNTSPDDYFPIEQMQLMRFNGQAWELFGDVITGEVGHERSQ, encoded by the coding sequence ATGCCGGGTCGTCGCGAAAACCTTGCTGCCCTCGCCATTCTTGCTGCCGGCGTGCTCGTCACGACACCGGCTTTGGCGCAGAAGAAATACGATCCCGGAGCCACCGATACCGAAGTCAGGATCGGCAACATCATGCCCTATAGCGGGCCGGCGTCGTCCTATGGCGTGATCGGCAAGACCGAGGCCGCCTATTTCAGGATGATCAACGACCAGGGCGGGATCAACGGCCGCAAGATCAACTTCATCAGCTATGACGACGCCTATTCGCCGCCGAAGGCGATCGAGCAGGCGCGCAAGCTGGTCGAGAGCGACGAGGTGCTGCTGATCTTCCAGCCGCTCGGCACGCCCTCCAACTCGGCGATCATGAAATACATGAACGCCAAGAAGGTGCCGCAGCTGTTCGTCGCCTCCGGCGGCACCAAGTTCGGCGATCCCAAGAATTTTCCGTGGACCATGGGCTTCCAGCCGAACTACCAGAGCGAGGGGCGCATCTACGCAAAATACATCCGCGACAAGTTTCCAAACAGCAAGATTGCGGTGCTCTGGCAGAACGACGACGCCGGCAAGGACCAGTTCAAGGGCCTGAAGGACGGGCTTGGCGACAAGGCGAACATGATCATCGCCGACAAATCCTACGAGGTCAGCGATCCCTCGATCGACTCGCAGATCGTGGCGCTGCACGATTCAGGCGCCGACATCTTCTTCTCCTGGGCTGCGCCGAAGGGCTCGGCGCAGGCGATCCGTAAAGTGGGAGAGCTTGGCTGGAAGCCGAAATTCTTCCTTGCAAACACAGCAACGTCGATCGCGTCGGTGTTGAAGCCCGCCGGCCTCGACTATGCCAAGGACATCATCTCGACCGCGTATCTGAAGGACCCGACCGATCCGACCTGGGACAAGGATCCGGCTGTGATCAAATGGCGCGAGTTCATGGACAAATATTACCCCGACGGCGACAAGGCCAACGCCAACAATCTCTATGGCTATGTGCAAGCCGAGGCGATGGCGCAGGTTCTGAAGCAGTGCGGCGACAACCTCTCGCGAGAGAATGCGATGAAGCAGGCCACCAGCCTGAAGGATTTCCACACCGACCTCATGCTGCCCGGCATCATGGTCAACACCTCGCCGGACGACTACTTCCCGATCGAGCAGATGCAGTTGATGCGCTTCAATGGACAGGCCTGGGAGCTGTTCGGCGACGTCATCACCGGTGAGGTCGGCCACGAGCGCAGCCAGTAG
- a CDS encoding O-antigen ligase gives MSAEPAVWPGPAGPQALRARWQAMGKSPALIRAADVLAALIAASLPWSTTAPSILVGLWLLVVTPTIDWRDYSRQLARPAFALPFVFLLLALVGVLWSDGAWADRLHAIKPVAKLVLIPALLYHFSRSEHGFRVCLAFLASCAMLAVYSWIVLLDPAWKITATASAGVPVKNYIDQSQEFTLCAFALALPALTFWRGGRVAATAVCAALILLFATNMVFVASARTALLCIAVLLALFAWRHLSGRAALVLLAGTIAASALAWTASPYLRQRITDVAVEYRHGHENISRASTAQRLTYWRKALHAFTEAPLIGHGTGSIKRQFERAATGGSSLDAEIVSNPHNQTLNVAMQWGLLGVILLYAMWIAHLRLFLGEGLAAWIGLAAVVQNIASSLLNSHLFDFHEGWMYVLAVGVAGGMALKAKRGDTAGSRP, from the coding sequence ATGAGCGCTGAACCCGCGGTATGGCCCGGTCCGGCCGGACCACAAGCCTTGCGCGCCCGTTGGCAAGCCATGGGCAAATCGCCCGCGCTGATCCGGGCCGCCGACGTGCTGGCCGCCCTGATCGCGGCGTCGCTGCCCTGGTCGACCACGGCGCCTTCGATCCTGGTCGGGCTCTGGCTGCTCGTGGTGACGCCGACCATCGACTGGCGCGACTATTCGCGCCAGCTCGCACGGCCTGCCTTCGCCCTGCCCTTTGTCTTCCTGCTGCTTGCGCTGGTCGGCGTGCTGTGGTCGGACGGCGCGTGGGCGGACCGGCTGCATGCGATCAAGCCGGTCGCAAAGCTCGTGCTGATCCCGGCGCTACTCTATCATTTCAGCCGATCCGAGCACGGCTTCCGGGTTTGCCTCGCCTTTCTCGCCTCCTGCGCGATGCTGGCGGTCTACTCCTGGATCGTTCTGCTCGATCCCGCCTGGAAGATCACCGCGACGGCGTCGGCCGGCGTTCCCGTCAAGAACTACATCGACCAGAGCCAGGAATTCACGCTCTGCGCCTTTGCGCTTGCCCTGCCCGCGCTGACTTTCTGGCGCGGCGGACGCGTGGCCGCGACAGCGGTCTGCGCGGCACTGATCTTGCTGTTCGCCACCAACATGGTGTTCGTTGCCTCGGCCCGGACGGCGCTGCTCTGCATCGCGGTGCTGCTCGCCCTCTTCGCCTGGAGGCATTTGAGCGGGCGCGCGGCGCTGGTCCTGCTCGCGGGCACGATCGCCGCGAGCGCATTGGCCTGGACGGCATCGCCCTATCTACGCCAGCGCATCACCGACGTCGCCGTCGAATACCGTCATGGCCACGAGAACATCAGTCGCGCCTCGACCGCGCAGCGGCTGACCTATTGGCGCAAGGCGCTTCACGCTTTCACCGAGGCACCTCTGATCGGCCACGGCACCGGATCGATCAAACGCCAGTTCGAGCGCGCGGCCACCGGCGGGAGCAGCCTCGACGCCGAGATCGTCAGCAATCCGCACAATCAGACCCTCAATGTCGCCATGCAGTGGGGCCTGTTGGGCGTCATCCTGCTCTACGCAATGTGGATCGCCCATCTCCGCCTGTTCCTGGGCGAGGGTCTCGCGGCGTGGATCGGCCTTGCCGCCGTCGTCCAGAACATCGCGAGCTCGCTGCTGAACTCGCATTTGTTCGATTTCCACGAGGGCTGGATGTATGTGCTGGCCGTCGGCGTCGCCGGCGGCATGGCGCTGAAAGCCAAAAGAGGAGACACGGCCGGCAGCCGGCCCTGA
- a CDS encoding glycosyltransferase family 1 protein: MKQNILFVSESLGQPNHKRGIFHFTRELVRSLAAEGHELTLLVETSKRYRKLCRRERRTKLFAAQSRNIELLALYRFLDEVNMSGPVTLSGTRRKFDWLRHRAGMMLSRDNILCLLRAIGLRGLHARMIENRTEALEYIPPDLSHLELFGDFQLEPGFFNYQDSSAFFLLPPPRIDARDYDVIVVDTPTRVAIKRRPDAKVICVVHDLLPLTDLKLSDIATRQFLARIRTSLQQADELAFVSNYSMMRFRELLPQFAHLPARVVYPRTRFDAPDVLHLPAPSGRPGRPSFVVIVSNEPRKNVATVIRAFRGVPQADLVVIGYAGEISRMRNLPSNVRFAGYVDEHEKAALITEAHGLIMPSLAEGFGVPIIEALAANTPVLCSDITVFREVAGELADYFDPFSTDAIATSVARVLTRQEEWRGRIRARRHELAERFGYETQARDFLGRERPRERLAAAQ, translated from the coding sequence ATGAAACAGAACATCCTTTTCGTCTCCGAGTCGCTCGGACAACCCAATCACAAGCGCGGTATCTTCCACTTTACCCGGGAATTGGTACGTTCGCTCGCCGCGGAGGGCCATGAACTCACGCTACTCGTGGAGACCTCGAAGCGCTACCGCAAGCTGTGCCGGCGCGAGCGACGCACAAAGCTGTTTGCGGCACAGTCGCGCAATATCGAGCTGCTTGCTCTTTATCGCTTCCTGGACGAAGTCAACATGAGCGGGCCGGTAACGCTCAGCGGCACGCGCCGCAAGTTCGACTGGCTCCGCCACAGAGCCGGCATGATGCTGTCGCGTGACAACATCCTCTGCCTCCTGCGCGCCATCGGCCTGCGTGGCTTGCACGCGCGGATGATCGAGAACCGGACGGAAGCGCTCGAATACATTCCGCCGGATCTGAGTCATCTCGAACTGTTCGGCGACTTTCAGCTCGAGCCCGGATTCTTCAACTATCAGGACTCCTCGGCGTTCTTCCTGCTGCCGCCGCCGCGGATCGACGCGCGCGACTACGACGTCATCGTCGTGGACACCCCGACCCGGGTGGCGATCAAGCGCAGGCCCGACGCAAAGGTGATCTGCGTGGTCCACGACCTGTTGCCGCTCACCGACCTCAAGCTCAGCGACATCGCGACGCGGCAGTTCCTGGCGCGAATTCGCACCAGCCTGCAGCAGGCTGACGAGCTCGCCTTCGTTTCAAACTACAGCATGATGCGGTTCAGGGAACTGTTGCCGCAATTTGCGCACCTGCCGGCGCGGGTCGTGTATCCCCGCACCCGGTTCGACGCCCCGGATGTCCTGCACCTCCCAGCCCCGTCGGGGCGTCCGGGGCGGCCGAGCTTTGTCGTCATCGTCTCGAACGAACCGCGCAAGAACGTCGCCACCGTCATCCGCGCCTTCCGCGGCGTGCCACAGGCCGATCTCGTCGTGATTGGCTATGCCGGCGAGATCAGCCGGATGCGTAATCTGCCGTCAAACGTCCGCTTCGCCGGCTATGTCGACGAGCACGAGAAGGCGGCCCTGATCACCGAGGCGCACGGGCTGATCATGCCGAGCCTTGCGGAAGGTTTTGGCGTGCCGATCATCGAGGCGCTGGCGGCGAACACGCCGGTGCTGTGCTCTGACATCACGGTGTTTCGCGAGGTCGCGGGCGAGCTCGCCGACTATTTCGACCCGTTCTCGACCGACGCGATCGCAACCTCCGTTGCCCGCGTGCTGACGCGGCAGGAGGAGTGGCGCGGCAGGATCCGCGCGCGACGGCATGAGCTCGCCGAACGCTTCGGCTACGAGACCCAGGCGCGCGACTTCCTTGGGCGTGAGAGGCCCCGGGAACGCCTCGCCGCCGCGCAATAG
- a CDS encoding ABC transporter ATP-binding protein: MVSISLRNVCLDYPLYGAYDFSLKRRLLGHLIREPGEMRIIRAVDNVTIEAEAGARIGLAGPNGSGKSTLLRLIAGVYPPSSGHVAIRGNVVPLLGLNAGVNLDFVAEDNIALLLRISGRKPTRSVIDEIWAFTELEARMQRLPLRMFSSGMLMRVLFATATAFPADILLLDEWLSVVDDHFAEKAERRLQHLVSQAAIVIIASHDQPLLRRTCSSIINLDHGRIASTIAVEPPVTHAFEFREKRA; encoded by the coding sequence ATGGTCTCGATCAGCCTGCGCAACGTCTGTCTCGACTACCCGCTCTACGGCGCCTACGACTTCTCGCTGAAGCGCCGGCTGCTCGGCCATCTCATCCGCGAGCCGGGCGAGATGCGGATCATTCGCGCCGTCGACAATGTCACGATCGAGGCCGAAGCCGGCGCCCGTATCGGGCTTGCCGGACCCAACGGCTCCGGCAAATCAACGCTGCTGCGCCTGATCGCCGGCGTCTATCCGCCGAGCAGCGGCCACGTCGCGATCAGGGGCAACGTCGTGCCTCTGCTCGGCCTGAACGCCGGGGTCAATCTGGACTTCGTGGCGGAGGACAACATCGCACTGCTGCTGCGGATCAGCGGCCGCAAGCCGACCCGCAGCGTGATCGACGAGATCTGGGCCTTCACCGAGCTCGAAGCTCGCATGCAGCGGCTGCCCTTGCGGATGTTCTCCTCGGGCATGCTGATGCGCGTGCTGTTCGCGACCGCCACCGCCTTCCCGGCCGACATCCTGCTGCTCGACGAATGGCTCAGCGTCGTCGACGATCATTTTGCGGAGAAGGCCGAGCGGCGGCTGCAACACCTGGTATCGCAGGCGGCGATCGTGATCATCGCCTCGCACGACCAACCGCTGCTGCGGCGCACCTGCTCCAGCATCATCAACCTCGATCACGGCCGCATCGCCTCGACCATCGCGGTCGAGCCGCCGGTCACGCACGCCTTCGAGTTCCGCGAGAAACGCGCATGA
- a CDS encoding glycosyltransferase, whose protein sequence is MHHISETPRRPSVLHIFKIYYPDLFGGTLTVIRDICASLKDTFASAVLTCSQSAEREIIVDDVPVERVRSFGNLLSLPAAPTYPWRLWRKMAEHDLLALHAPFPLADLVFAFGFGAKRPLVVHWHADIVSHAGLRWFIEPLMRRTLRRATAIIVSDHVLVENTPLLREFEHKCHVVPFGIDTSGYDWPKIEPHHVNDRGRLVLACGRLVPYKGFDVLIRAAAAYDFEVWIIGEGTERPRLEQLIRELGLGDRVRLLGSVNDSERIKLMCLSDVFVMPSVTNAETFGLVQLEAMAAGRPVVNTALDTAVPRIARHGMEAITVPPGDAEKLGEAIDTLIRDPERRRRMGLSARTRALTRYSATAFKEGMETVYRDAVTVSCTASSKEPATAAEPLQATGWLDSVRIAAALAWSDMRHRYVRSLLGPFWMSLQMAIVVAVLGSVIGHVSNADMLSRLPMLALSMTAWTFLNSVVLDATTALQNSASLIRDRALPPVIFLLQCTFRQALFALHNACVPLVLWLILSPHDLSHALEALPGLLLFIACTFALSLVLGATATRYRDLKPIIESTLMLAFLASPVIWSAEMINQRSTVMRLNPLTHLFAVWREPLAGGHIDPTSIVYVLITLALLIFASVLTLVHLRKAAFWI, encoded by the coding sequence ATGCATCACATCAGCGAAACCCCGCGCCGTCCGTCGGTGCTGCACATCTTCAAGATCTACTATCCCGACCTGTTCGGCGGCACGCTCACGGTGATCCGCGACATCTGCGCCAGCCTGAAGGACACGTTCGCCTCCGCCGTGCTGACCTGCTCCCAATCGGCCGAGCGCGAGATCATCGTCGATGACGTGCCGGTCGAGCGCGTCCGCTCGTTCGGCAATCTCTTGTCGCTTCCCGCCGCCCCCACCTATCCCTGGCGGCTGTGGCGCAAGATGGCCGAGCACGATCTGCTCGCGCTCCACGCCCCCTTCCCGCTCGCCGACCTCGTTTTCGCCTTCGGGTTTGGCGCCAAACGGCCGCTGGTGGTGCACTGGCACGCCGACATCGTCAGCCATGCCGGCCTGCGCTGGTTCATCGAGCCCTTGATGCGGCGGACGCTGCGCCGGGCGACGGCAATCATCGTCTCGGACCACGTGCTGGTCGAGAACACGCCGTTGCTGCGGGAATTCGAACACAAGTGCCACGTCGTACCGTTCGGCATCGATACTTCGGGCTACGACTGGCCGAAGATCGAGCCGCACCACGTCAACGATCGCGGCCGGCTCGTGCTCGCCTGCGGCCGGCTCGTGCCCTACAAGGGCTTCGACGTGCTGATCCGCGCGGCGGCCGCATACGATTTCGAGGTCTGGATCATCGGCGAAGGTACCGAGCGGCCGCGGCTCGAGCAGTTGATCCGCGAGCTCGGCCTCGGTGACCGCGTCCGCCTGCTCGGTTCGGTGAACGACAGCGAGCGCATCAAGCTGATGTGCCTGTCCGACGTCTTCGTGATGCCATCGGTGACCAATGCCGAGACCTTCGGCCTGGTCCAGCTCGAGGCCATGGCCGCCGGCCGACCCGTCGTGAACACGGCGCTCGATACGGCGGTGCCGCGCATCGCCCGTCACGGCATGGAGGCAATCACGGTGCCGCCCGGCGATGCCGAAAAGCTGGGCGAGGCCATCGACACCCTGATCCGCGATCCCGAGCGCCGCCGCCGCATGGGCCTTTCGGCCCGGACGCGTGCCCTCACCCGCTATTCCGCCACAGCCTTCAAGGAAGGCATGGAAACCGTCTATCGCGATGCTGTCACCGTGTCCTGCACCGCGTCGAGCAAGGAACCCGCAACCGCCGCTGAACCGCTGCAGGCGACCGGCTGGCTGGACAGCGTCCGGATCGCGGCGGCCCTGGCATGGTCCGACATGCGGCACCGTTACGTCCGCTCGCTGCTCGGCCCGTTCTGGATGTCGCTCCAGATGGCGATCGTGGTCGCGGTGCTGGGCTCCGTGATCGGCCACGTCTCGAACGCCGACATGCTATCGCGCCTGCCGATGCTGGCGCTGTCGATGACGGCCTGGACATTCCTCAACAGCGTCGTGCTCGATGCGACCACGGCGCTCCAGAATTCCGCAAGCCTGATCCGCGACCGGGCGCTGCCGCCGGTGATCTTCCTCCTGCAATGCACCTTCCGCCAGGCGCTGTTCGCGCTGCATAACGCCTGCGTGCCGCTGGTGCTCTGGCTGATCCTGTCGCCGCACGACCTCTCTCACGCGCTCGAGGCGCTGCCGGGCCTCCTGCTCTTCATCGCCTGCACCTTCGCCTTGAGTCTCGTCCTCGGCGCGACGGCAACGCGCTATCGCGACCTCAAGCCGATCATCGAATCCACGCTGATGCTCGCCTTCCTCGCCTCGCCCGTGATCTGGTCCGCCGAGATGATCAATCAGCGCTCGACGGTGATGCGGCTCAACCCGCTGACCCATCTGTTCGCGGTGTGGCGCGAGCCGCTCGCCGGCGGCCATATCGATCCCACCAGCATCGTCTACGTCCTCATCACGCTGGCGCTGCTGATCTTTGCGAGCGTGCTGACGCTGGTCCACCTGCGCAAAGCCGCATTCTGGATTTGA
- a CDS encoding DUF6502 family protein, with protein sequence MNAKSGSKAAAPQPNAAAKLHAPLARLLRPLVRLCIRSGMTFPALAQLLRELFVNVAEHDFALEGKEQTDSRVSLLTGIHRKEVARLRGAGAPVHEAPAAVSLTSAVIARWLAAPEFTDAKGEPLALPRTAEGDSPSFEQLVASVTKDVRPRAVLDEWVDRKLVTINDADEIELVEAAFVPSGEDDGKWHYLGRNLHDHIAAAAQNVSGAAPRFLERAVHYNNISPKLARRLEARSRELAMDALKTANREANRALAKDKGGEARWNFGIYIYSEDADEGETRESGKDVGKEGGSS encoded by the coding sequence ATGAATGCCAAGTCCGGGTCCAAAGCAGCGGCTCCGCAGCCGAATGCCGCCGCGAAGCTGCACGCGCCGCTGGCGCGGCTGCTGCGCCCGCTCGTGCGGCTCTGCATCCGCAGCGGCATGACCTTCCCGGCGCTGGCGCAACTGCTTCGCGAGCTCTTCGTCAACGTCGCCGAGCACGATTTCGCGCTGGAGGGGAAAGAGCAGACCGACAGCCGGGTCAGCCTGCTCACCGGCATCCATCGCAAGGAGGTGGCGCGGTTGCGTGGGGCGGGCGCGCCGGTGCACGAGGCGCCCGCCGCGGTGTCGCTGACGAGCGCCGTGATCGCACGCTGGCTCGCCGCGCCCGAATTCACCGATGCGAAGGGCGAGCCGCTGGCGCTGCCGCGCACGGCCGAAGGCGATTCGCCGTCGTTCGAGCAGCTCGTCGCCTCCGTCACCAAGGACGTGCGGCCGCGCGCGGTGCTTGACGAATGGGTCGACCGCAAGCTCGTCACCATCAACGACGCCGACGAGATCGAGCTGGTCGAGGCGGCCTTCGTCCCGAGCGGCGAGGACGACGGCAAATGGCACTATCTCGGCCGCAATCTGCACGACCACATCGCGGCCGCCGCGCAGAACGTCTCAGGCGCAGCGCCGCGCTTCCTCGAACGCGCGGTGCACTACAACAACATCTCGCCGAAGCTGGCGCGGCGGCTCGAGGCGCGCTCGCGCGAGCTCGCGATGGACGCGCTGAAGACCGCCAACCGCGAGGCCAACCGTGCGCTCGCCAAGGACAAGGGCGGTGAGGCCCGCTGGAATTTCGGCATCTACATCTACAGCGAAGACGCCGATGAGGGTGAGACCAGGGAAAGCGGCAAGGACGTCGGCAAGGAGGGTGGTTCTTCATGA
- a CDS encoding DUF5666 domain-containing protein, translating to MSRPPLISRRLLLTGFWLAGTAIAHAQVKRGSDQGIGGTGIRRGDDHGIGGTGIVGVIQRFGSIYVNGERVTYASDVPVRIDGEAASPRALRIGQLARVVATRQADGTLVTRNITIASEVAGPIEAVKGNELTVLGQKIVATDKESKLRAGTQVAVYGLRRTDGVIVASLVEPRREATERVTGLVERGPDGLHIGGLKLRGVDPLLVGQRVQIEGSSSQGAMQAARTRIDDFSDLVGASRLSIEAYVQRVGSNLQFGSGLVAHDSSRFGPAAGEARMVVNGAFDRSRGFQVDSAQAIGQGPGAPPSGGGNPNRSPGGSILHPNRSTPSPGGNQPGAPGAPAPGSSPAGGPGSAPSGPAGPSGPGGLGSPGGPMGPGGGMGGGMGGGGFGGPGGGMGGRR from the coding sequence ATGAGCCGGCCGCCGCTGATCTCCCGCCGTCTGCTGCTGACAGGATTTTGGCTCGCCGGCACGGCGATCGCCCATGCGCAGGTCAAGCGCGGCAGCGATCAGGGCATCGGCGGTACCGGAATCAGACGCGGTGACGACCACGGCATCGGCGGTACCGGCATCGTCGGCGTGATCCAGCGTTTTGGCAGCATCTACGTCAACGGCGAGCGCGTCACTTACGCGAGCGACGTGCCGGTCAGGATCGACGGCGAGGCGGCGAGCCCGAGGGCTCTGCGCATCGGCCAGCTCGCACGCGTGGTCGCAACCCGTCAGGCCGACGGCACGCTCGTGACGCGCAATATCACGATCGCGAGCGAGGTCGCCGGTCCGATCGAAGCCGTGAAGGGCAACGAGCTGACGGTGCTCGGCCAGAAGATCGTCGCAACCGACAAGGAGAGCAAGCTTCGCGCGGGAACGCAGGTGGCCGTCTACGGCCTGCGCCGGACCGACGGCGTGATCGTCGCCAGCCTGGTCGAGCCGCGGCGCGAGGCAACCGAGCGTGTTACCGGTCTGGTCGAGCGCGGGCCGGACGGCTTGCATATTGGCGGGCTGAAGCTGCGCGGCGTCGATCCGCTGCTGGTCGGTCAGCGCGTCCAGATCGAAGGCAGTTCGAGCCAGGGCGCGATGCAGGCGGCGCGCACGCGGATCGACGATTTCTCGGATCTGGTCGGCGCGAGCCGCCTGTCGATCGAGGCCTATGTGCAGCGGGTGGGATCGAATCTCCAGTTCGGCTCCGGGCTGGTCGCGCATGACAGCTCGCGATTTGGCCCCGCGGCCGGTGAAGCCCGCATGGTGGTCAATGGCGCGTTCGATCGCTCGCGCGGCTTCCAGGTGGATTCGGCTCAGGCCATCGGTCAGGGGCCGGGAGCGCCTCCGTCCGGCGGCGGCAATCCCAATCGCTCGCCCGGCGGTTCGATCCTGCATCCGAATCGCAGCACGCCGAGTCCGGGCGGCAATCAGCCGGGTGCGCCAGGTGCGCCCGCGCCGGGATCGAGCCCCGCTGGCGGTCCCGGCTCGGCGCCGTCAGGACCCGCCGGCCCGTCGGGTCCCGGCGGACTCGGTTCGCCCGGCGGGCCCATGGGACCCGGCGGCGGAATGGGTGGTGGGATGGGCGGTGGTGGCTTCGGTGGTCCCGGAGGCGGGATGGGCGGCCGGCGCTAG
- a CDS encoding M23 family metallopeptidase: MSKSSAQYSQYPQHHAHDHGRAFQRRPAAAVAAAIPLPATDADDAYTIVHHGKQVRLGPVVFWIVVGTVVLLGLWSAATATYFAFRDDVLTRLIARQAEMQYAYEDRIAELRAKVDRTTSRQLLDQEQFDQKLDQIMKRQTALESRATALGAMPDVTGSIPRSAPQRGDSSQGTTQGTPKPSPISDTVIFVAPPDREARLESRAPAVAAPPTSQFAKNQGFDNVLVRLTTSLDQVERRQMAALSAVEESMDSRMRRMRGVVSDLGLNLASLEAAVPRSAMGGPFVPVKLTANAGPFEKQLNRINTTRAEMDRLNRTLALVPYRKPVIGEVEFTSGFGVRSDPFLGRPAMHTGLDFRAATGDPARVTANGKVVSAGWSGGYGRMVEVDHGNGLSTRYGHLSEINVKVGEIVKLGQVIGLVGSTGRSTGPHLHYETRIDGEAVDPQKFLRAGVRLSAG; this comes from the coding sequence ATGTCGAAAAGTTCTGCCCAATATTCGCAGTACCCCCAACATCATGCGCACGACCACGGACGGGCCTTCCAGCGCCGGCCCGCCGCCGCGGTGGCAGCCGCGATTCCCCTGCCCGCAACCGACGCCGATGACGCCTATACCATCGTCCATCATGGCAAGCAGGTTCGCCTGGGGCCTGTGGTGTTCTGGATCGTGGTCGGCACCGTCGTGCTGCTCGGGCTCTGGTCGGCCGCGACCGCCACCTATTTCGCCTTCCGCGACGACGTCCTGACCCGGCTGATCGCGCGCCAGGCCGAGATGCAGTACGCCTATGAGGACCGCATCGCCGAGCTGCGCGCCAAGGTCGACCGCACCACCAGCCGGCAGCTGCTCGACCAGGAGCAGTTCGACCAGAAGCTCGACCAGATCATGAAGCGCCAGACGGCGCTGGAGTCCCGGGCCACGGCGCTCGGGGCCATGCCTGACGTGACCGGATCAATTCCCCGCTCGGCCCCGCAGCGCGGCGATTCGAGCCAGGGCACCACGCAGGGTACGCCGAAGCCGTCGCCGATCAGCGACACCGTGATCTTCGTGGCACCCCCCGATCGCGAAGCGCGGCTCGAGTCGCGCGCCCCGGCCGTCGCGGCGCCGCCGACCAGCCAATTCGCCAAGAACCAGGGTTTCGACAACGTCCTGGTCCGGCTCACGACCTCGCTTGACCAGGTCGAGCGTCGCCAGATGGCGGCGCTCAGCGCCGTCGAGGAAAGCATGGATTCACGCATGCGCCGGATGCGCGGTGTCGTCAGCGATCTCGGCCTCAATCTCGCCAGCCTCGAAGCCGCCGTGCCGCGCTCCGCGATGGGCGGTCCTTTCGTGCCCGTCAAGCTGACGGCCAATGCAGGTCCGTTCGAGAAGCAGCTCAACCGCATCAACACCACGCGCGCCGAGATGGATCGTCTCAACCGCACGCTGGCGCTGGTGCCCTACCGCAAGCCCGTCATCGGCGAGGTCGAATTCACCTCCGGCTTCGGCGTGCGCAGCGATCCGTTCCTCGGTCGTCCCGCGATGCATACCGGGCTCGACTTCCGCGCCGCCACCGGCGATCCCGCACGCGTCACCGCCAACGGCAAGGTGGTCTCGGCCGGCTGGTCCGGTGGTTACGGCCGCATGGTCGAAGTCGATCACGGCAACGGGCTCTCCACCCGCTACGGCCATCTCTCCGAGATCAACGTCAAGGTCGGCGAGATCGTAAAGCTCGGTCAGGTCATCGGTCTCGTCGGTTCGACCGGCCGCTCCACCGGCCCGCATCTGCACTACGAGACCCGCATCGACGGCGAAGCGGTTGATCCGCAGAAATTCCTGCGCGCCGGCGTGCGGCTCAGCGCAGGCTAG
- a CDS encoding peroxiredoxin has protein sequence MSKKSRKKSSKTPSGIATAKKKAPTKRATTQTKSAKTQRTPASKSTGTLAKAGSHKAASKQLNSSKSAAAPGGAKAVLIEGQKAPAFRLPRDGGDVVTLSDYAGRKLVLFFYPRADTPGCTREAIDFTRLADAFATAGTAVLGVSADPLKAQEKFRDKHGLGVPLISDEKHEMLEAFGAWGEKSMYGKSFLGILRTTILIGTDGKVAKVWRNVRVDGHADAVLEAARSL, from the coding sequence ATGTCCAAGAAATCCCGAAAGAAATCGTCCAAAACGCCCTCCGGCATTGCAACGGCTAAAAAGAAGGCTCCGACCAAGCGGGCAACGACTCAAACAAAGTCCGCGAAAACACAGCGGACGCCGGCGAGCAAATCAACCGGGACCTTAGCAAAAGCAGGATCACATAAGGCCGCATCGAAACAGTTAAATTCCTCCAAATCAGCCGCCGCGCCCGGAGGCGCGAAGGCGGTCCTGATCGAGGGCCAGAAGGCGCCCGCCTTCCGCCTGCCCCGCGATGGCGGCGACGTGGTCACGCTGTCGGATTATGCCGGCCGGAAGCTCGTCCTGTTTTTCTATCCCCGTGCCGACACGCCCGGCTGCACCAGGGAGGCCATCGACTTCACCCGGCTGGCGGACGCTTTCGCCACGGCCGGCACGGCGGTGCTCGGCGTGTCCGCCGATCCGTTAAAGGCCCAGGAGAAGTTCCGCGACAAGCACGGTCTCGGCGTTCCCCTCATCTCGGATGAGAAGCACGAGATGCTGGAGGCGTTCGGGGCCTGGGGCGAAAAGTCCATGTATGGCAAGAGCTTCCTCGGAATTCTTCGCACCACGATACTGATCGGGACCGACGGCAAGGTGGCCAAGGTCTGGCGCAATGTCCGCGTCGACGGCCACGCCGACGCGGTGCTGGAAGCGGCAAGAAGCCTTTAA